From Pseudomonas sp. G2-4:
GATCTGGCGCGGATCGAGGCGCAGTACATCAACGCCCAGGCCAATGCTCGTCGTCAGCAGCAATTGTTTGACCGTGGTGTCGGCGCCCAGGCCCAACTGGACATTGCCCAGACCGACCTGAAAACCACCGGTGCGTCCCTCGAACAGGCCCAGGCCTCGGTGCAACAGGCGCGCGACCAGCTCAACTACAGCGAACTGCGCACGGACCATGATGCCGTCGTCACGGCCTGGAATGCTGAAGCCGGGCAGGTGGTCACTGCGGGCCAGCAAGTGGTGACCCTGGCCCGTCCCGACATCAAGGAAGCGGTGATCGACCTGCCGGCCGGCTTGGCCGAGCGTCTGCCCGAGGACGTGGTGTTCGAGGTCGCCGCGCAATTGGACCCAACCCTGCGCACCACCGTCACCGTGCGCGAGATCGAACCCCAGGCACAGAGCGCTACCCGTACGCGTCGGGCGCGTTTGACGCTGGCCGATACTCCGCCAGGTTTTCGCCTGGGCACGGCGATCAGCGTGACCCTGAGTTCGACCATCGAGCCACGCATTGAACTGCCCCTCAGTGCGCTGCAAGAGATCGATGGCAAGGCGCGGATCTGGCTCATCGACCCGCAAACCCAGACCGTCTCCCCCCGTGAGGTGCGGATTCTCGAACGTTCGGCTGACTCGGTGCTGGTGGCCAACGGCATCAAGGCTGGCGACCGTGTGGTCACGGCCGGCGTGAACAGCCTCAAGCCGGGGCAGAAAGTGAAACTCGACGAGGACGTACGATGAAAGGGCCTTTCAACTTATCCGAATGGGCCCTGCGGCATCAGTCGTTCGTGTGGTACCTGATGTTTGTCGCCCTGTTGATGGGCGTGTTTTCGTACATGAACCTGGGCCGGGAAGAAGACCCTTCGTTCACCATCAAGACCATGATCATCCAGACCCGCTGGCCGGGCGCGACCCAGGAAGAAACCCTCAAGCAGGTGACCGATCGCATCGAGAAAAAACTCGAAGAGCTCGACTCCCTCGACTACGTCAAAAGCTACACCCGACCGGGGGAATCGACGGTGTTCGTGTACCTGCGCGATACCACTGGGGCCGAGGAAATCCCCGAGATCTGGTACCAGGTACGCAAGAAGATCGATGACATTCGCGGCGACTTCCCCCAAGGCCTGCAAGGGCCGGGGTTCAACGATGAGTTCGGCGATGTGTACGGTTCGGTGTATGCCTTCACGGGTGACGGCCTGTCGATGCGGCAATTGCGCGACTATGTCGAGCAGGTGCGCGCCGAAATCCGTGAGGTGCCGGGCCTGGGCAAGGTCGAGATGCTGGGCGAGCAGGATGAAGTGCTGTACCTGAACTTCTCCACCCGCAAGCTCGCCGCATTGGGCATCGACCAGCGCCAGGTGGTGCAGAGCCTGCAATCGCAGAATGCCGTGACCCCTGCGGGGGTTATCGACGCCGGGCCCGAGCGGATTTCCGTACGCACGTCGGGGCAATTCCAATCGGAAAAGGACCTGGCCAACGTCAATCTTCGACTCAACGATCGGTTCTACCGACTGGCCGACATCGCGGATATCCGCCGCGGTTACGTCGACCCCGCCACACCAATGTTTCGTTTTAACGGTACGCCTGCCATTGGCCTGGCCATCGCAATGAAGAAGGGTGGCAACATCCAGGAATTCGGCAAGGCCCTGCATGCGCGTATGAACGAGCTGACCGCCGACCTGCCGATGGGTGTTGATGTGCACACCGTGTCGGACCAGGCTGAGGTGGTGGAGGAGGCGGTCGGCGGCTTCACCAGCGCCTTGTTCGAGGCGGTGATCATCGTGCTGGTCGTCAGCTTCATCAGCCTTGGCGTACGGGCTGGGTTGGTGGTGGCCTGCTCGATTCCGCTGGTGCTGGCGATGGTCTTTGTGTTCATGGAGTACAGCGGCATCACCATGCAGCGGATCTCCCTCGGCGCGCTGATCATCGCCCTCGGCCTGCTGGTGGACGACGCGATGATCACCGTGGAGATGATGGTCACGCGCCTGGAAAAAGGCGAAACCAAGGAGCAGGCCGCGACCTTCGCCTACACCTCGACGGCGTTCCCGATGCTCACCGGGACTCTGGTGACCGTGGCTGGTTTTGTGCCGATCGGCCTGAACGCCAGCTCTGCCGGCGAGTACACCTTTACCCTGTTTGCAGTGATCGCGGTGGCGATGTTGGTGTCGTGGATCGTCGCGGTGCTGTTCGCCCCGGTGATTGGCGTGCACATCCTCAGTACCAACGTGAAGCCTCACAGCGCCGAACCGGGGCGTGTCGGGCGAGTCTTCAACGGTGGCCTGTTGTGGGCGATGCGCAATCGTTGGTGGGCCATCGGCATTACGATAGTGCTGTTTGTGCTGGCGGTGTTTTGCATGCGCTTTGTGCAGAACCAGTTTTTTCCATCTTCGGACCGGCCGGAAATCCTGGTGGACCTCAACCTGCCGCAAAACGCCTCGATGGATGAGACGCGCAAGGCTGTCGACCGCCTGGAGGCAACCCTCAAGGGCGATCCGGACATCGCGCGCTGGAGCACCTACATCGGCGAAGGTGCGATTCGGTTTTATCTGCCCTTGGACCAGCAACTGCAGAACCCGTATTACGCGCAACTGGTGATCGTCAGCAAGGGCCTGGAGTCGCGCACGGCCCTCACGGAGCGCCTGCAAAAGCGTCTGCGCGAGGACTTCGTCGGCATTGGCAGCTACGTGCAGGCCCTGGAAATGGGACCACCAGTGGGACGGCCGATCCAGTACCGCGT
This genomic window contains:
- a CDS encoding efflux RND transporter periplasmic adaptor subunit, producing the protein MKRLWMVLAGLLLAACSKEEAPPEPVRPVLSIEVRALDQQALGRFAGSIQARYESNVGFRVPGRIARRNVDVGAEVKKGDLLATLDPTDQQNQLRAAQGDLARIEAQYINAQANARRQQQLFDRGVGAQAQLDIAQTDLKTTGASLEQAQASVQQARDQLNYSELRTDHDAVVTAWNAEAGQVVTAGQQVVTLARPDIKEAVIDLPAGLAERLPEDVVFEVAAQLDPTLRTTVTVREIEPQAQSATRTRRARLTLADTPPGFRLGTAISVTLSSTIEPRIELPLSALQEIDGKARIWLIDPQTQTVSPREVRILERSADSVLVANGIKAGDRVVTAGVNSLKPGQKVKLDEDVR
- a CDS encoding efflux RND transporter permease subunit; amino-acid sequence: MKGPFNLSEWALRHQSFVWYLMFVALLMGVFSYMNLGREEDPSFTIKTMIIQTRWPGATQEETLKQVTDRIEKKLEELDSLDYVKSYTRPGESTVFVYLRDTTGAEEIPEIWYQVRKKIDDIRGDFPQGLQGPGFNDEFGDVYGSVYAFTGDGLSMRQLRDYVEQVRAEIREVPGLGKVEMLGEQDEVLYLNFSTRKLAALGIDQRQVVQSLQSQNAVTPAGVIDAGPERISVRTSGQFQSEKDLANVNLRLNDRFYRLADIADIRRGYVDPATPMFRFNGTPAIGLAIAMKKGGNIQEFGKALHARMNELTADLPMGVDVHTVSDQAEVVEEAVGGFTSALFEAVIIVLVVSFISLGVRAGLVVACSIPLVLAMVFVFMEYSGITMQRISLGALIIALGLLVDDAMITVEMMVTRLEKGETKEQAATFAYTSTAFPMLTGTLVTVAGFVPIGLNASSAGEYTFTLFAVIAVAMLVSWIVAVLFAPVIGVHILSTNVKPHSAEPGRVGRVFNGGLLWAMRNRWWAIGITIVLFVLAVFCMRFVQNQFFPSSDRPEILVDLNLPQNASMDETRKAVDRLEATLKGDPDIARWSTYIGEGAIRFYLPLDQQLQNPYYAQLVIVSKGLESRTALTERLQKRLREDFVGIGSYVQALEMGPPVGRPIQYRVSGKDIDLVRKHAIELATELDKNSHIGEIIYDWNEPGKVLRIDIAQDKARQLGLSSDDVAKLMNSIVSGSPVTQVNDDIYLIDVVGRAEDAERGSPETLQNLQIVTPSGTSIPLLAFATVRYELEQPLVWRRDRKPTITIKAAVRDEIQPTDLVKQLQPEIDRFAAGLPVGYKVATGGTVEESSKAQGPIASVVPLMLFLMATFLMIQLHSVQKLFLVASVAPLGLIGVVLALVPTGTPMGFVAILGILALIGIIIRNSVILVTQIDEYERDGYEPWDAVVEATQHRRRPILLTAAAASLGMIPIAREVFWGPMAYAMIGGIIIATLLTLLFLPALYVAWYKIREPKRD